One genomic window of Camelina sativa cultivar DH55 chromosome 5, Cs, whole genome shotgun sequence includes the following:
- the LOC104789591 gene encoding uncharacterized protein LOC104789591: protein MDQAIQLYSPPTLHISNCVTVQLTEKNYFLWKTQFESFLSGQNLLGFVNGAFPQPLASIPVPAIDGQVSHVTNPDFLAWHHADQVVRAWLLGSLSEDILRDVVHTTTARDLWSALAQHFNKVSDSHLFELQHKLQTVEKLDKSMDEYLKEIKRVCEQLASIGSPVSEHMKIFAALKGLGREYEPIKTSIEGSMDAQLL, encoded by the coding sequence atggATCAAGCAATCCAACTCTATTCTCCTCCTACTCTTCATATCTCTAATTGTGTCACTGTGCAACTAACAGAGAAAAACTATTTTCTCTGGAAAACCCAGTTTGAGTCGTTTCTCTCTGGTCAAAATCTTCTGGGCTTTGTTAATGGAGCTTTTCCACAACCGCTCGCCTCCATTCCTGTTCCTGCTATCGATGGTCAGGTCAGCCACGTTACAAATCCAGACTTTCTAGCTTGGCATCATGCTGATCAGGTGGTACGCGCTTGGCTGCTTGGATCTCTTTCTGAAGACATTCTGCGAGATGTTGTCCACACCACTACAGCTCGAGATCTCTGGTCAGCTTTGGCTCAACACTTCAACAAGGTATCAGATTCTCATCTATTTGAACTACAACACAAGCTTCAAACCGTCGAGAAGTTAGATAAGTCAATGGATGAGTatctaaaagaaataaagagggTTTGCGAGCAACTTGCCTCTATAGGAAGTCCGGTTAGTGAACATATGAAGATATTTGCTGCTCTAAAAGGTCTTGGTAGGGAATATGAGCCTATCAAAACCTCCATAGAAGGATCAATGGATGCTCAGCTTCTCTGA